A window of the Hordeum vulgare subsp. vulgare chromosome 5H, MorexV3_pseudomolecules_assembly, whole genome shotgun sequence genome harbors these coding sequences:
- the LOC123397950 gene encoding S-adenosylmethionine decarboxylase proenzyme-like: MYEAPLGYKIEDVRPAGGIKKFQSAAYSNMEMSLADCWGSAPASPIGFEGYEKRLEITFSDAPVFADPCGRGLRALSRQQIDSFLDLARCTIVSQLSNKQFDSYVLSESSLFVYSHKVVIKTCGTTKLLLSIPRILELAAELSLPLLSAKYSRGTFIFPGAQPAPHRSFSEEASVLNDFFGGLKSGGNAYVMGDAFTPKKMWHVYYATEEPEQPMVTLEMCMTGLDARKAAVFFKNSADGGCSSAKEMTKVSGISAIIPEMEICDFDFDPCGYSMNGVCGPAASTIHVTPEEGFSYASYEAMNFNPGSLVYSDLIKRVLSCFRPSDFSVAVTIFGGHGFAKSWATSAEVGSSYLCDDVVQQELPGGGLLMYQSFSAVAPGAVSPRSTLDDGWSSDGMETAVQGEEACVWGVKKKSAGKDVVAA, translated from the exons ATGTACGAAGCTCCCCTCGGTTACAAGATTGAGGACGTTCGCCCGGCCGGAGGAATCAAGAAGTTCCAGTCTGCTGCCTACTCCAAC ATGGAAATGTCTTTGGCTGACTGCTGGGGCTCTGCCCCTGCCTCCCCTATTGGGTTTGAGGGCTACGAGAAGCGCCTTGAGATAACTTTCTCCGACGCGCCTGTCTTTGCGGACCCCTGTGGCCGTGGCCTTCGCGCCCTCTCTCGCCAGCAGATCGACTCCTTCCTCGATCTTGCACGGTGCACCATTGTGTCCCAGCTCTCGAACAAGCAGTTCGACTCTTATGTGCTCTCGGAGTCGAGTCTCTTTGTGTACTCCCACAAGGTTGTCATCAAAACCTGTGGAACCACAAAGCTTCTGCTGTCGATTCCTCGCATCCTCGAGCTTGCTGCGGAGCTGTCGCTGCCTCTTCTTTCTGCGAAGTACTCCCGCGGGACGTTTATCTTCCCTGGCGCGCAGCCCGCGCCTCACCGCAGCTTCTCGGAGGAGGCATCCGTCCTGAACGACTTCTTTGGTGGCCTCAAGTCTGGTGGCAATGCGTACGTGATGGGTGATGCGTTCACGCCCAAGAAGATGTGGCACGTCTACTATGCCACGGAGGAGCCTGAGCAACCCATGGTCACGCTCGAGATGTGCATGACTGGGCTGGACGCAAGGAAGGCTGCGGTGTTCTTCAAGAACTCTGCCGACGGCGGCTGCTCCTCGGCCAAGGAGATGACCAAGGTCTCGGGGATCTCTGCTATCATCCCCGAGATGGAGATCTGCGACTTCGACTTCGACCCGTGCGGGTACTCGATGAACGGCGTCTGTGGCCCTGCAGCCTCCACGATCCACGTCACTCCAGAGGAGGGCTTCAGCTACGCCAGCTATGAAGCCATGAACTTCAACCCTGGCTCCCTGGTTTACAGTGACCTGATCAAGAGGGTGCTGTCATGCTTCCGTCCGTCAGACTTCTCAGTCGCCGTCACCATCTTCGGTGGCCACGGCTTCGCCAAATCATGGGCGACCAGTGCGGAGGTTGGCTCCTCCTACCTATGCGATGATGTCGTCCAGCAGGAGCTTCCAGGCGGTGGCCTGCTCATGTACCAGAGCTTCAGCGCGGTTGCCCCTGGCGCCGTGTCGCCGAGGTCGACCTTGGACGATGGCTGGAGCAGCGACGGGATGGAGACGGCCGTGCAGGGCGAGGAGGCGTGCGTCTGGGGAGTGAAGAAGAAGTCTGCCGGGAAAGATGTCGTCGCTGCCTGA